Genomic DNA from Podospora pseudoanserina strain CBS 124.78 chromosome 4, whole genome shotgun sequence:
ACATCGGGCTGAACGCAGTACAGCAAGGCATAGAACAGCATGTCgaaagcagaagaagaatgtCAAAAGTTCACCAGccaaaccccaacaccttcgccatcctccccctccccccatccataTCCCTCATCTAcatcgccttcttcctcctccgacaccacctctccctcagcaCCGAACTCACCCACTTCGTCATCTTCATGCTCGTCGGTCACTGGCTCAGCTGCCTCTTCATGCACATTCTCGGCGAGTTAGCCTCCAGGTTCGGACACAAGCTTGGActtgccatcatctccctgaTCATCAATCCACTCCGTCTTGTCGGTGGTTTCAAGTCACTTCCTGTGGCCATGTCTGTGTGGCTTGGTACTTTAAAAGCAACGGGGGATTACCGATGACTGCCAGGAATGGTTTGTTTGTGGGTACCCAACTCAGAAAATGGGCATAGATGGGGGGGAGCGCCTGCTTGTGGGATAACGTCGTCCAAAACAGATTACAATTTTGTCCTGAGATAAAGATTTCGAGCTCTAAACACCACATGATTCGTGTCAATGCATATTCCAAAGCAACATTCTGCATAACATACAGCAAACAGCCGCTCCCTCCATCATGTTTCTAAACAAACGAGGGAGTCAAGGCCTTTTCAAAGAACCATATGTACAGTACAACCtccacacacacgcacacaaGGACAGGACACTCTTTTTATGGGAGATGGAAAGTTTCCCATTCCAAAATTCCCAccaaacctcctcttctaATGAAGCCCCCAAGACTTTTCCCACCAACTCACCAACCCATAAACCCCACCCAAAACTCACTTCCGATACCACATCCTCGTAATCTTGGTATTCCGCATCTTCCTCTGCAGCTGAAAAATCCCATACATCAACGCCTCGCTCGTCGGCGGGCACCCCGGCACATACACATCCACCGGCACAACCCTATCACACCCTCTCACAACACTATAACTATAGTGATAATACCCACCCCCATTCGCGCACGACCCCATCGAGATAACCCAGCGAGGTTCAGGCATCTGATCATACACCTGCCGCAACGCCGGTGCCATCTTGTTGGTCAGCGTACCAGCCACAATCATGACGTCCGACTGGCGAGGCGAGGCGCGGAAAATGATACCGAGCCTGTCTTGGTCGTAGCGCGGGGTAGAGAGGTGCATCATCTCGACGGCGCAGCAGGCCAGACCAAAGGTCATGGGCCAGAGGGACGACTGCCGGCCccagttggtgatgatgtcgagggtggtgctgttaAACACATAGTTAGCAACGGGggtggggaaaggggaaagggagggggaatgaCGTACAGCGCGTATTGGACAAAGCCCTTGGTGCCCTCCtggctgggaaggggaacCTCCTTTCGTTCGTGGAGCTTCGACAGCCCGTATCCACCGTGAGGCTGGACAGCGCCGGCGTCCTTGCGggccgacgacgagatgGCCGCCGCGGCGCGGAGGGGGACGAGCTGGGTCATGGTAGGGCGTGCTGTTCAAGAGTAGCAACAATGATTAGACTTGTGTTCCTTATCCCCCGTCCCTCTCCCAGCAACCACATTCCCCCCTCTGCCCAAAACATCCAGCTCAACTTACCTCGCAGCGCCAGCGAGGCGCCTGTCCTCGCGGAGGCAAGCATCTTGTCCGTGGTATAGGTTGTGGTAGGTGGTCTGGAATTCGTCGTCGGCGTTCCAAGCCTCAATTGCCGGGCCCCGAGCAGGTAAGTCGCACGAGGTAGCGGAGTGGTTGTTGAGTGGAGAGGTTCCGAAACGGCGAGCAACTTGGGGAGATTGGGAAAAAAAACCCCCACGAACGAACTCGATCCCTATCAAAGGCTGGGAAAGTGGCGGTTCGACGTTGATATCCCCGAGCGCTTTTCGCCTACTCTCTTTCGCCCGCCCGCCGTGCAGGGGCCAGGTTCTAAGCACAAACTGGCGGGTTTTGATTGGTGGGGTCGCCTGAATATGGGGTACAAAATGACCCGCCTTTCGCAACGCTCGGCATTTTCCGACTTGTTTTGAAGCTATGGCCAGCTTTGAGCTCTGATGGCGGTTCTAATTGGTGACGACATCACTTGATGTTGAACCTCCCATACGTTCCGATGAATCTCATCAAGAGTTACTCTGTGTACAGACACCAATTCTATGAACAGAGGGAATTTGGGGGACTTTTGACATGATTATCTCCATCAGCAAGGAGGATCTTTACCCACAAGACTAAGCAAAGATATCTATGCATTGCTGACATGGAAATGCAAACCAATGGGAGGTCGACCTCCAATCCAACATCTCAAGCCTCGACGATAAATACAACAGATGCTAACAATGAAACCCAAACAACACGCGCACCTCATTATCAATGTCGGCCCATCACAACTTGAAGGCACCGCTGGTATGAGGTCCCTTGTGCTCCACAAtcttcttcccatccaacccaacaacctcacccttTCTATTGATCACCTTGACACCGCCCTTCCTGAGATCGTTCATTGTCTCCCGTTgggcctcggccttcttgttgACAGGCTTGTTGGCATCAAGGCCACCGGCCTTGCGGATGCGCTCCTTCTCACGTCTACGTCTcctggccttctcctcgcggCTCATTTCCTGCTTGGCCACTGGCAAGCCGCTCTTGGCCacaacctcgcccttctcAGCCGAATCCTTGCCTGGCGCGTAGACCTCCTGGGGCGCAATCATGCTCTCGCCGCCGGCAACACCCTGGGCAGTGGTGGGTTGAGCATCCTCCATGGCCACCGTAGCGACATCGGCCACGACGGTAAGAGTGGGAGCCACAGGCTTGGGCTTGTAGTGCCAGCTGCTGAGAGCGTCAAGCCGGGCGCTGACGTCCTTCCACATCtgcttgatctcctcctcgtccttccGCGTCTTGTCGTCAGCCGCGCTGACGTAGGCGTCAGGGTTGGACTCCTTAATGTGCTGCTCCTCGTATATCTCGGCCAAACTTTGCTTGCCCTTGGTGTCCTCGATATCCACCAGGCCGCGGCGGGCCGAGTTCGGGTTGCCAAAGTCATCGGGACGGCGGCGAAGAACTTCGTCGAATTCGTTTGCGAGAATGCGTCGCTTGATGAGTTCCTCGATAGACTCGGAGACGTCCTCTGTCATGACTGGTACCGGCTTGCCGGCATGCTCAAAGTCAAGATCCTCCTCGAGTAGCGAGTTAATGGGACGAGCCTGCGCAGTGGCCTCACCGGATAAGGTCCAAGCCCGCTTGGCCACCAATTCAGATTCGAGTTTGCGAATTTCATCCGCAATCTTGACCCGTCTGCGCTCGTGGGCGGAGCGACGGGATTTGGGATTTCCGGCCGAGGCATCAGACAGAGCGTCTTCCTCGGCGGAAAACTCGGACAGATCATCAAAGAGATCACGCTTGACATCGTTCTCGGCTCTTTCcatatcctcctcggtcGGCTGGAACGGCTTCTTGGGCATGTATGGTTTTCTCTGATTGCCCGTCCTCTTCTTAGCTGGTGGCGCGAAGAAGTCCTTGTAGTAGATGTCGTTGGCGGTAAGGTCCATGTCCATATCGTCAGCACCGGCAGGctggtcatcatcaccctcgtcatcctcgctgTCACTGAACTTGGCCAAATCTGCGAGCTCTTTCTTGCTCAATGCTGgtccctcgtcgtcctcgtcatcatccataTCCATGTCATCCATGTCCATGTCTGAATCCTTATCCTTGGCCCCCTTCTTGCTAAATTTGTTGACTGCGAACGGGTCTCCGTGCCAATCGAcagcctcctcgtcgctggCGTAATCTGTATTTGGATCTGCGCGAGCATCCTGGTCCTCGAACCATTGGGTTTGCTTGTTAAACTCGTCTATTGAGAAGAAGCCGTCGTTGAGTCCGTTGGGGTCTTCAACGAAGTCGGCAACTTCAGCTTCAgagtcttcttcatcctcatcatcttctccgtcctcttcaacctcggccccttcctcttctacacccatctcctcgtcctcctcatcttcgtcatcgtcttcatcttcgtcgtcatcctcggcttccAAATCGAACATGCtctcgccttcttcgccgATACTGGATGTCTCCTCGTCAGAGTCCTCAGTATCGGCCTCACTGCCCTCGTCAACATCGGAAGATGCGCTcgcgtcatcctcatcgtccgATCCAACTTCAAACCCATCCTTGCCGAGATCCAGGGTCTTGGCCCCAGCGCCTTCTTGCTCGATTTCGTTGTTCTCCTGGAGTTCTTCCAGGACCGATGTCGACTCCTGAAGCGCGCTGCTGATGATCTTCTTTGCCTGCTGCCATACTTGATCTGTTTCGAAGCCGTCGATATGCAGTTTTCTGATTTTTAGAATGGCGCTCTGACCGTAGCTGCCGTCTCTCTTGCGCTTCTTGCCAGCCTCACGGAGCctctgctgttgttgatcgCTGACCGGGCCAGCCAGAGAGTCGAGCGTCTCTTTTGCCAATTGCAGCGAGCCGTTGGGGAGCAGAGGTGGGGGCTGCAGGAAAAGATGGCGGTTTGCCGGGGCAGTCGagtcgaggaagagggcgatggCCGAGCTGGGCCCGAGGGCAGCTACACCGTTTTGCGACATGGCGGGAAGattggtgagggtgtgggaggtggaggtgaggtccGAGTTGCTGCCTGTCGACCCTGCCATGCTTTTGGGTTCTGGCGAATTGTGTTTGTGGCGTCGCGATGCCCAAAAGTCAAAATGCTGTTGCAAGGCAAATTTTGGCCGCTTCTTTGCTTCCAAAAAATCTCGGACGGCCTTTGAGCCCCACCACAAAGCTGGGCAGATGCAGCCAATCATGAGCTTTGCCTTTGATACAGTAAGGCTTATCGCAAGGCCCCCATTCAAGAGCCTTGCAGCAGCACCTTGAGAGCTTCTCCAAATTCACAGAAGATCATTTGAGCACACTTACAATGATATGGATGTCTTGTTCTTAGGTCTTCATTCTCGCCAATTGAATTTGTCTACCTCTCAACCATTGATGGCACAGTTATTCCATGATAcgcacaccaacaacagcagcaacgagACGTTTGCCCGATGGCTTCACCCGCATTTTTTATCTCTAGCATCAAGTCAACTTGAGTAGAAATACCAATCTGAACTTGACCACCTTGCACTCGAAACCACACCACCTTCACTGCATGGGCTGGCTCAAACAGCACCTAGTATACGGGCCGCGatgatcttctcctccaatGGTTATCTTGCCGACGGGAGGCTTCACGGTCATTACTCTGGATCGCCCACAGCATGAAGCGCGCATTGACTATCAACGACTCTACTGGACGAAAGCTAAAATTACTGGCcagctcctcatcaacaccttCCAATTCGAAATTCGGGATGGTGTTTGTGTAGCCGGAATCGCAGGAAAAGTGAAGATCGCAAAACTCTCTCAATCGTGGCTGGTTACAGCACATCAAGAACCCCGCAAAGACGACCGGTATAGCCTTGAGCAACTCTGATCACGCATTACGAAGACCAGCAAGCCGAGCCGACAGCAACGACGCGGAAGCAAGAGACTTCTTCCGGGCTGCGCGATGTGCGCAGGTCCCCTGTTTCGCTTCGCTTCAGACACAAGCCGTGAAGTATACGTAGAGATATCTGATGCCGTTAGGCCTATAAGAGGCAGACACGCGTATTCCCGAAGCTATGTGACGCTGAAAAGCTTCTTTCAATCTTCATCAGATGGTCACGAGACAGTCAGGCATGTCGTGCTCCTCAAAGCTGGACTTCCACCAATCGATGCCTCGAATGGAGGAACCGtccctcatcttcaacggcGCTGACCCTGGCCTCAGATCCCTTGTCCAGGCCCTCATGGGGTCCAAGCGGGGGAAGCACCAGCCACTGACGCTGCGCAAGGATTGTTTCGGTCTTGAAACACCCTTGGTCACTTGTCTCTAATCTTTCGGTACTCTATCTGTCCATGTACACCAGGACGAAGCAGCAACCCTCTCTCGACTCGTCTGCGTAACCAGCCGATAACGAAAGTCCAAGATGAACTTTTGGGACAAAACTGATGGGCAAACTCGACCATCTCTCTGCAGGGGACGGGAAATGTCCCGAATGAAATGCAAGGCCCAAGATAGCGTCGTCGCTTTGGTCGCTTGAATGGGTCAAAAATTTCTTTCCAAAATATTCTCAAGTCTGAAGAGGCCGGCGGAAGCTGCCACCTTCTACGGCGGGGGCCAGTAAGATGGACGAATTCCCCCACGTGGAGGCACTGTCCGTCTCAGAGGTCAAAACTTTTGGACCAAGAACATGAATGCTACTCTCCCGACAGTACTGCAGATGCAGAGGAAAACGACATGCCTATCCGCCGAATAACGGTTGCTGTAGAAAGTCCTCGCGTGCGTGAGGTAGGAGGTTTGTCCTCAAGATATTATCCCAGAGGGCGTGTCAAGTGGCAACATGACTTCTTGTCACGCAATGCGAGTCAGTATTTTACCAAAGCTCTCTCTTGGCTTTAAACCGTTTACGTAGCACCAAGACAACGGCAAGCCACGACGGGCATATTATCATACAATCCTAACTTGGCACTCAAAGCTATGAAGCCGTTCCCGtcccgcctcttcctctgctgTCCATCGTCGAAGGGGACCGATGGCCGGAGGGAAGACCGGCAGCTACGGAGCTTGATCAGTCAGTTCTGTACTCTGTGCAGACAGTGGATAGATCTGATCTCGAGATCTCAATTTCCAAGCGAAGGGTCGGAAAAAGAAGGACAAGCCTTTCTGTGATGCTTCCTAGCGCCCTACCTGTACGGAATAGGTAACTGTGATTGTGTGTTAAGTATGTACACAAACTCGGTTGGACGGGTTCACGGACACACAACCGAGGAGAGTTGGTCGCGATAAGCTTTTTGCCAGGGACTCCTTGTGGTTTCGGTGCATCTGCAAGCGGAGGGACGCACTCGACGCACTTCTGCAGCATGTGCTACCATGTGCCATGTCCCTGCCCAGACGAACCCAGCCCCAATTTGTGGCCGTAGGGGTCCACTAAACGGCATGGTACCCCACCAGCGTCGCAGCAGGTACGGGTACCTGTAGACTCTTCCAAGCTTACAAGGTTGAACAAAGTACTGATGACACCTGCCGAGCCCGAGGGAACTGGCAGGCTCTTGTTCTTCGCCTCCCTCCGGTTCCAGCACAAGCGTTGGTTCCAGGTTTATCACTTGCTCAGAAACCCCAAATTCTTGCCCAGAGAGGCCTCTTTCAGCATCCCCAATTCCCTCTGTTTCTTCTCTTCGACACTAATTGCTTCGAGTCGAGTCAAATCGACCGCTGCGGTTGAAACAATTCCAGAATCATCGGTTGCTTACCCGGTACCAAAACAATCGAGAGCGCTGCCCTGCCGACTGTACCCGCCCTTGCATAGGATTCGTCAATTTGTCGTCATCGCCCACTGAACCACCGCTTCCCCAAGCATCTATTGTGAAACTGGCATATAGGTATTATCGGGGCATTTGTTTTCTTGCAAGACATCTGGAATCCCCTACAAGTCAAGAGAGGAATGAAATACGGGGAGCAGTTCGAACAGGAGTCTGTTCCGCAATGGAGCCTTTGTAAGTTTGCAAACCCGCCACAACCGCCTCTCGAAACCGCATCTTCTAACCTGCGCCGACATGGCAGATAACATTGACTACAACTCTCTAAAACACCACATCAAAACGCACACGACAAAGGACCAAGCGACGGCCATAGCGATCCCGGGACATCAAGACACTGCCCTCGGCAAGTTCGAGGAAGGCTTCTACGGCGAGCTGTGTCGCCAACATGACCGAGTCGACCTCTTTGTCTCCAGCAAGGCTGACGAGATCTCGCGGCGCCTCCAGCACTCGTCCAATCAGATTCACCGCCTAATAGTACGCTGCGCAACATCAGGCCGGAGCACCATCTCGATCAAACGACAGCGGCGGTTTGTCAAGTACGAGCAGGAACTCCTCCAATGCGGCGACGACATCCGCTCCCTGCGGCGCTTTGTCGACGCGCAGATCGTGGCGTTCCGCAAGATACTCAAAAAGTACAGAAAATGGACCGGGTCGTCGACGCTGGGGATACGCTTCAGGGACAATGTCTTGTCGCACCCCAAAAGCTTCACGCGGTGCGACTTTTCGCACTTGCAGGCCAGGTATGACGACTTGCTGGTCACGCTGCGGGCAGCATCGCCTGTCGGCATGAGCGGGATTGGCTCCCCGACCCCCGAGCCGACGGTCGACCCGCGCGATCGGCAGAGCTCCCCGAGCGAGGCGACGATTGTGAGCGAGTCACAGGTGGTGTACTGGAATGAGTACGACTGCGGAAGCGAGGCGGGGGACAACGACAGGAGGGATGAGGATTATGCTATTTATATTGACCCGAACGAGGACATGAGCTTCCCCGGCATGAAGGCTCTTGGGAATCTTTTCTCCAACCCGGTCAAGAGGTTGAACTCAGCCTGGATGTCGATTCGATCGGTGCGGTCGAGGGAGTCTCCCTTGAGCGATGATATTGAGCGCGGACCACTCTTGCCGACTGACTCGACCGTTTCGACGTACGGTTCAACTCGTGCGAAGCCATTCTCTACCGAACCGAGCTACTTTACGATACCGCCTGGCAGTAGGGGTGGCCAGTCCGACActgatgtggaggaggatgccaaCTACTCCAACCGCCACAGTCGGAGGGGGTCGTATGGGTATGCTTCCTCGGAAGATCAGTTTCCTACCGGCTATCGTCCTCACTATGCTGCTCTGCCGAGCATCAATGACCAGCGCATTGAGCAGTACAGGGAAAACATGTTTTTCTGGATCACGTGGGGTTGCTACGCTGTTGCGTATGTCTTGATGGGGATTGCGACTGTGCTCATCACGGCGGGGCGTAACAAGAAGCGACTTGAGGTGGACGCGGGTGTGACGCTGGGCATCATGACTTCTTTGGGGCTGGCATGTGCGGCGATTTGTATGACGGTGGCCAGGCAGGaaaggatgggatgggttgggctggtggcgACGTGGATTGCGTTTGCGGGGATATGTGCGGCCAACGGGGTGTTGCTTGTGCTTGTGGTTGGGAATGCTCCTCTATGATCAAAGTCTGAGGGAAGGCGTGATAGCCTGATGATCTTGAGACGAGagatctcttttttttccctttttttcttctctttggtATTGGGTCATTTTGTATTTAACTGTACGGGTTGCGCATTACATCGGATGGGGTCTCCTGGGTGAGGGAGGCTGTTTTCCGCCATGGGAGCAAAGGTTGCATGATACCAGGTtggttttttcttcttttcttcttgagTATACCAAGGCGGCATACAtttggtggggaaggggggggaaggagggcgCTTTGAAGGGTAAAAGCAAAGCGGGATATTGTTGAGATGGTTAGCTGTACCTTTTGTGTGTGTAATAGTAACAACAGCAGCGGTTTTGTCATTCACTCTCATATAAGACGAAgacttgatgttgttgtgtgaGCAAGCAATCCAACCCCCACTTCACGAATGAAACCGATTGAAGTTCCCCTCATCCACTTAAACGGTCCCTCACTTAAACCCCGCGCTTCACATTCCACCAACCATCCAACAAACATTTCAGAGCTTTTCAACACCCTGGTTATTGAATgacctcacctctctctcttacCTCCATACTAACTAACTAAACCCTGACTTTTTTTATGTTTCTGTTTCCACAATGAGCGACGAAGaccgccccagcagcagcagcagcaaaagggcGTCCCTCCTCAGGCTCAAGTCCAAGGTGAAGGAAGTGAAACAAGTCGTCATGTCCTCCCAGCTACCGCAGACGCACTACAAGAAGGAGGTGACGCGGCCGACTCGGCTGACGGGGTTGTTTCCTAATACAACCAACCCGGTTGTGTTCTCTGCGCCGATGCTAGGGACGGCGAACGGGAGGTTGGCGGCCGAGGTGAGCAAGGCGGGGGGGTTTGGTATGtttcccccttctctctctctgtaaATGTGAAAaggggtgctgctgctgatgatgatgatggtggtgatgatgatgatagggTTCATCCCCGCGGGATATAACTTCAACCCCGAATCCGGACCGGATCATCTAGGgcagttgggggaggagctaAAAATCGCGAGGAAGGTGCTGGATTTGGAGCAGGCGACGCTGACGGCTGTcccggtgggggtggggttcATTCTTTGTCATGAGAGTGCGAGGACGCATTTTATCGAGAGGGCTATTCCCGTTTTGCAGGAGTATTCCCCCCAGGCGGTGTGGCTTTTTGCTccgagggtggaggatgtggaggggggggtggtgagggggattATTGACGTGTTGCATGATAATGGGTTTGTGGTTTTTTACCAGGTCGGGACGGTGAAGGCGGTGAAAGAGGCGGTTAGGGATGGGgcggatgtggttgttgctcaGGGGACGGATGCGGGGGGGCATCAGTTTGCTAGGGGGGCGGGGACGATGAGTtttttgagggaggtggtggaggttgtcaagggggagaaggagaggacggggagggaggtggaggttgtgggggcgggggggattgtggatgggaggggggtggtggctgcgTTGGCTTTGGGTGAGTACCCAGCTGGGATTGAGAGAGAAGGGGACGGGGGCTGACTAGAGGGTTATACAGGGGTTGATGCGGTTGTTATGGGGACGAGGGTGAGTTTTGAGCTTCGGGATGGGACATGGAATGAGGCTGACAAGGAGATAGTTCATTCTCGCTGAGGAGGCGACGACGCCAAAGTTTAAGCAGGAGCTGATTGCAAAGACAACGGACGGGGCCTCGTCAACTTTCAAGTAAGATAGCAGTTGTGGAAATCTTTTGGGGGTCAGGGCTGACATGACGACAGACATACGGTCATGGACGACATTCAGGGCACCACCATCTGGCCAAAGATCTATGACGGCCGAGCCATTGTTGGGGGTTCGGTTGAGGACCATCTTAACGGGGTGCCAGTGGAGGACAACATCCGGCTTTTCAAGGAAGCTGCAGAGAAGGGCGAGACGGACAGGACGATTACTTGGGCGTAAGTACGCACGGCAGTTTTAGAAACAGAATATATTTGCTAACAGTCATCAGTGGAAGTGGCGTTGGATTGGTCAGCAAGATCCAGCCGGCCGGTGAGATTGTCAAGGAAGTGCGCGAAGAAGCGCTTCAACGCATCAAGGAACTGCAAACATTGTTTTAAACGCCTATTTTCGTGTATAACCATAGATCATCAACGCATTTCTAAACCAATGCCGCTCGCTCGTCTGTTTATGTACATTTCATTCGTCACACATCATCTTACAAATCTTCCTTCGCGCCAGTCTGCTTCTCTACCGCCGGCTCATCCACGCCATCTCTGGAGTAGACCTTCTTTCCCGCAACCCAggtctccctcaccttcaagAACCTgatttcttcctcccctACCTTCAAAACATCCTcgtccatcaccacccaatcGGCgaatcccccctccctgaTCACaccggccttcttctcccaaaACGCCGCGTAGGCAGGGCCCCTGGTAAACCCGTCAAATGCCTGCCGCACGCTCAA
This window encodes:
- a CDS encoding hypothetical protein (EggNog:ENOG503NWNU), which produces MKYGEQFEQESVPQWSLYNIDYNSLKHHIKTHTTKDQATAIAIPGHQDTALGKFEEGFYGELCRQHDRVDLFVSSKADEISRRLQHSSNQIHRLIVRCATSGRSTISIKRQRRFVKYEQELLQCGDDIRSLRRFVDAQIVAFRKILKKYRKWTGSSTLGIRFRDNVLSHPKSFTRCDFSHLQARYDDLLVTLRAASPVGMSGIGSPTPEPTVDPRDRQSSPSEATIVSESQVVYWNEYDCGSEAGDNDRRDEDYAIYIDPNEDMSFPGMKALGNLFSNPVKRLNSAWMSIRSVRSRESPLSDDIERGPLLPTDSTVSTYGSTRAKPFSTEPSYFTIPPGSRGGQSDTDVEEDANYSNRHSRRGSYGYASSEDQFPTGYRPHYAALPSINDQRIEQYRENMFFWITWGCYAVAYVLMGIATVLITAGRNKKRLEVDAGVTLGIMTSLGLACAAICMTVARQERMGWVGLVATWIAFAGICAANGVLLVLVVGNAPL
- a CDS encoding hypothetical protein (EggNog:ENOG503P1V4; COG:E); this encodes MSDEDRPSSSSSKRASLLRLKSKVKEVKQVVMSSQLPQTHYKKEVTRPTRLTGLFPNTTNPVVFSAPMLGTANGRLAAEVSKAGGFGFIPAGYNFNPESGPDHLGQLGEELKIARKVLDLEQATLTAVPVGVGFILCHESARTHFIERAIPVLQEYSPQAVWLFAPRVEDVEGGVVRGIIDVLHDNGFVVFYQVGTVKAVKEAVRDGADVVVAQGTDAGGHQFARGAGTMSFLREVVEVVKGEKERTGREVEVVGAGGIVDGRGVVAALALGVDAVVMGTRFILAEEATTPKFKQELIAKTTDGASSTFKHTVMDDIQGTTIWPKIYDGRAIVGGSVEDHLNGVPVEDNIRLFKEAAEKGETDRTITWAGSGVGLVSKIQPAGEIVKEVREEALQRIKELQTLF
- the MPP10 gene encoding U3 snoRNP protein (BUSCO:EOG09263ROQ; COG:A; EggNog:ENOG503NXG1), which encodes MAGSTGSNSDLTSTSHTLTNLPAMSQNGVAALGPSSAIALFLDSTAPANRHLFLQPPPLLPNGSLQLAKETLDSLAGPVSDQQQQRLREAGKKRKRDGSYGQSAILKIRKLHIDGFETDQVWQQAKKIISSALQESTSVLEELQENNEIEQEGAGAKTLDLGKDGFEVGSDDEDDASASSDVDEGSEADTEDSDEETSSIGEEGESMFDLEAEDDDEDEDDDEDEEDEEMGVEEEGAEVEEDGEDDEDEEDSEAEVADFVEDPNGLNDGFFSIDEFNKQTQWFEDQDARADPNTDYASDEEAVDWHGDPFAVNKFSKKGAKDKDSDMDMDDMDMDDDEDDEGPALSKKELADLAKFSDSEDDEGDDDQPAGADDMDMDLTANDIYYKDFFAPPAKKRTGNQRKPYMPKKPFQPTEEDMERAENDVKRDLFDDLSEFSAEEDALSDASAGNPKSRRSAHERRRVKIADEIRKLESELVAKRAWTLSGEATAQARPINSLLEEDLDFEHAGKPVPVMTEDVSESIEELIKRRILANEFDEVLRRRPDDFGNPNSARRGLVDIEDTKGKQSLAEIYEEQHIKESNPDAYVSAADDKTRKDEEEIKQMWKDVSARLDALSSWHYKPKPVAPTLTVVADVATVAMEDAQPTTAQGVAGGESMIAPQEVYAPGKDSAEKGEVVAKSGLPVAKQEMSREEKARRRRREKERIRKAGGLDANKPVNKKAEAQRETMNDLRKGGVKVINRKGEVVGLDGKKIVEHKGPHTSGAFKL
- the PaNUO19.3 gene encoding PSST subunit of the respiratory complex I (COG:C; EggNog:ENOG503NVKG), with translation MLASARTGASLALRARPTMTQLVPLRAAAAISSSARKDAGAVQPHGGYGLSKLHERKEVPLPSQEGTKGFVQYALTTLDIITNWGRQSSLWPMTFGLACCAVEMMHLSTPRYDQDRLGIIFRASPRQSDVMIVAGTLTNKMAPALRQVYDQMPEPRWVISMGSCANGGGYYHYSYSVVRGCDRVVPVDVYVPGCPPTSEALMYGIFQLQRKMRNTKITRMWYRK